Proteins from a genomic interval of Nasonia vitripennis strain AsymCx chromosome 3, Nvit_psr_1.1, whole genome shotgun sequence:
- the LOC100121319 gene encoding glutamate receptor ionotropic, kainate 1: MSSLRFRGLLAILALRLAIGASQAPVTLLLVLEQPDAGILSSINSIVSEAENEFGANLVKVDVQAVLVDREYVDLNFEKVCAQLYRGITMILDMTWTGWDKLRDLARDFGIIYKRADTTISAYVQAVDDTMMLKNTTDAALIFQNEKELNQTLYYLIGNSIIRLVVIDYLSPQTVERIGNMRPLPSYYATYSDTRHMEELFKTAIDGGLVKRDGVWYLVFTDYNYAEFSYFKEASALNVTVNVLTMKEDVCCHLMYTNPPCSCPPNFQIFDHYFRRLINLIVETLSELQSANQLQEPRSGQCTAKNSSGSAAGNATLSDFDKKILAKIQKNETFEYVEKLTLITYRAAAELKVLSNGELVANATWSRDTGIVPLPNRTIQAARRYFRIGTTEAIPWTIKKRDPQTNEPLRKPDGSLVWEGYCVELIQKLADMMDFDYDLVLPEDGEFGQKVNGLWNGLVGDLAKGQTDIAVAALTMTSEREEVIDFVAPYFEQSGILIVMRKPVRKASLFKFMTVLRLEVWLSIVGALTLTGIMIWILDKYSPYSARNNKHMYPYPCREFTLKESFWFALTSFTPQGGGEAPKALSSRTLVAAYWLFVVLMLATFTANLAAFLTVERMQSPVQSLEQLARQSRINYTVLDNSTIHQYFKNMKMAEEKLYQVWKEITLNSTSDQVEYRVWDYPIKEQYGHILQAITQVGTVKSSEEGFQKVIDSENAEFAFIHDSSEIKYKVTQNCNLTEVGEVFAEQPYAIAVQQGSHLQEEISRRILDLQKDRYFESLSSKYWNQSLKGSCPNSDDNEGITLESLGGVFIATLFGLALAMVTLAGEVIYYRRRNAQDEQNQQKHRDHSKSKDRMDDSDQIIIQKLAAKLQLKPAPPVSFDGKPVAQGLGTKPRVSQISVYPRPFPFKE; encoded by the exons ATGTCGAGCCTGCGATTTCGCGGACTCCTCGCGATTCTCGCGCTCCGGCTGGCGATCGGCGCTTCCCAGGCGCCCGTCACTCTGC TGCTGGTGCTGGAGCAGCCGGACGCCGGTATCCTGAGCAGCATCAACAGCATCGTCAGCGAGGCGGAGAACGAGTTCGGGGCGAACCTCGTCAAGGTCGACGTGCAGGCGGTCCTCGTGGACCGCGAGTACGTCGACCTGAACTTCGAGAAGGTCTGCGCCCAGCTCTACAGGGGCATAACGATGATCCTGGACATGACCTGGACCGGCTGGGACAAGCTGCGCGACCTCGCCCGGGACTTTGGGATAATCTACAAGCGCGCCGACACGACCATCAGCGCCTACGTCCAGGCGGTCGACGACACCATGATGCTCAAGAACACGACCGACGCCGCCCTCATCTTCCAGAACGAGAAAG AGCTCAACCAGACGCTGTACTACCTCATCGGGAATTCGATAATCAGGCTGGTGGTGATCGACTACCTCTCGCCGCAGACCGTCGAGCGGATCGGCAACATGAGGCCCCTGCCCTCCTACTACGCCACTTACTCCGACACCAGACATATGGAGGAGCTGTTCAAGACG GCCATAGACGGGGGCCTGGTGAAGCGCGACGGAGTCTGGTACCTGGTCTTCACGGACTACAACTACGCCGAGTTCTCCTACTTCAAGGAAGCCTCGGCGCTCAACGTCACAGTCAACGTCCTCACCATGAAGGAGGACGTCTGCTGCCACCTGATGTACACCAATCCACCTTGCAGCTGTCCTCCTAATTTCCAG ATCTTCGATCACTACTTTCGCCGGCTCATCAACCTCATCGTCGAGACGCTCAGCGAGCTCCAGTCGGCGAACCAGCTGCAGGAACCGCGGAGCGGCCAGTGCACGGCTAAAAACTCCTCCGGCAGCGCGGCCGGCAACGCGACGCTTTCCGATTTCGACAAGAAAATCCTGGCC AAAATCCAGAAGAACGAGACGTTCGAGTACGTGGAGAAGCTGACCCTGATCACCTACCGGGCCGCGGCCGAGCTGAAGGTCCTGTCGAACGGCGAGCTCGTGGCCAACGCCACCTGGAGCCGCGACACCGGCATCGTGCCCCTGCCCAACCGGACGATCCAGGCGGCTCGACGCTACTTCCGCATCGGCACCACCGAGGCCATCCCCTGGACGATCAAGAAGCGCGACCCCCAGACGAACGAGCCCCTCAGGAAGCCCGACGGCAGCCTCGTCTGGGAGGGCTACTGCGTCGAGCTCATCCAGAAGCTGGCCGACATGATGGACTTTGACTACGACCTCGTCCTGCCGGAGGACGGCGAATTCGGCCAGAAAGTTAACGGGCTCTGGAACGGTCTCGTCGGCGATCTCGCCAAAGGA CAAACCGACATCGCGGTCGCCGCGCTTACGATGACGTCAGAACGAGAGGAAGTCATCGACTTTGTCGCTCCGTACTTTGAGCAATCGGGCATACTGATCG TGATGAGGAAGCCGGTGCGGAAGGCCTCGCTCTTCAAGTTCATGACGGTCCTGCGGCTGGAGGTCTGGCTGAGCATCGTCGGCGCCCTCACGCTCACCGGCATCATGATCTGGATCCTCGACAAGTACTCGCCCTACAGCGCGCGCAACAACAAGCACATGTACCCCTACCCCTGCAG GGAGTTCACCCTGAAGGAGAGCTTCTGGTTCGCCCTGACGTCGTTCACCCCCCAGGGCGGTGGCGAGGCGCCCAAGGCCCTGTCCAGCCGCACCCTCGTAGCCGCCTACTGGCTCTTCGTCGTCCTCATGCTGGCCACTTTCACCGCGAACCTCGCGGCTTTCCTCACCGTCGAGAGGATGCAG tCCCCGGTGCAATCGCTCGAGCAACTGGCGCGCCAGTCGCGGATCAACTACACCGTCCTGGACAACTCGACGATCCACCAGTACTTCAAGAACATGAAGATGGCCGAGGAGAAGCTCTACCA AGTCTGGAAGGAGATCACGCTGAACAGCACGAGCGACCAGGTCGAGTACCGCGTCTGGGACTACCCGATCAAGGAGCAGTACGGCCACATACTCCAGGCCATCACTCAAGTGGGCACGGTGAAGAGCAGCGAGGAGGGGTTCCAGAAG GTGATCGACAGCGAGAACGCCGAGTTCGCCTTCATCCACGACTCCTCGGAGATCAAGTACAAAGTCACGCAGAACTGCAACCTCACCGAGGTGGGCGAGGTATTCGCCGAGCAGCCTTACGCCATAGCCGTGCAGCAAGGCAGTCACCTGCAGGAGGAGATCAGCAGGAG AATCCTCGATCTCCAGAAGGATCGCTACTTCGAGAGCCTCAGCTCCAAGTACTGGAACCAGTCGCTCAAGGGCTCCTGCCCCAACTCGGACGACAACGAGGGCATCACCCTCGAGAGCTTGG GCGGAGTCTTCATCGCGACGCTCTTCGGCCTGGCGCTGGCCATGGTCACGCTCGCCGGCGAGGTGATCTACTACCGGCGGCGCAACGCCCAGGACGAGCAGAACCAGCAGAAGCACCGCGATCACAGCAAGAGCAAGGACCGGATGGACGACAGCGACCAGATAATAATCCAGAAGCTCGCTGCCAAGCTCCAGCTGAAACCGGCCCCGCCCGTCAGCTTCGACGGAAAACCCGTGGCCCAGGGCCTCGGGACCAAGCCTCGGGTCTCCCAGATATCCGTCTATCCCAGGCCCTTCCCCTTCAAGGAGTGA